Proteins from a genomic interval of Zingiber officinale cultivar Zhangliang chromosome 2A, Zo_v1.1, whole genome shotgun sequence:
- the LOC122040350 gene encoding glycine-rich cell wall structural protein 1-like: MNSQGSQVTGHRGCGGGGSGYGGSYIGGSSIGGDCNFGGNFGADFAGLGALKGSLEDVSGDCKVGGGGGSGSYGSYGSSVIGGDFGGFETSNGSVIGGDFGGFEMSNDSVIGGGAERGSLKEAQVAASVIIRTTTTRAFVEDEDY, encoded by the coding sequence ATGAATTCACAGGGTTCACAGGTCACAGGTCACAGGGGTTGTGGGGGTGGTGGAAGCGGCTACGGTGGCAGCTACATCGGCGGCAGCTCAATCGGTGGAGACTGCAACTTTGGGGGCAACTTTGGAGCCGACTTTGCAGGCTTGGGAGCCCTGAAGGGCTCATTGGAGGACGTGAGTGGTGACTGCAAGGTGGGTGGTGGAGGTGGAAGCGGCAGCTATGGCAGCTATGGCAGCTCTGTGATCGGCGGTGACTTTGGAGGCTTCGAAACGTCGAATGGCTCTGTGATCGGCGGTGACTTTGGAGGCTTCGAAATGTCGAATGACTCTGTGATCGGTGGTGGAGCAGAGCGCGGAAGCCTGAAGGAAGCGCAGGTAGCGGCGAGCGTCATCATCAGAACCACCACCACAAGAGCCTTTGTCGAAGATGAAGATTACTAG
- the LOC122040348 gene encoding leucine-rich repeat extensin-like protein 3: MTLVVVVLMMTLAATCASFWLPLSVAPLITEPFNASKPPMLLLITELPQLPLPPPLPTLLSPHTASNEPFKAPKPVKSVPKLPSKPPSPLIELSPIQLPPQPLPPPPPPL; the protein is encoded by the coding sequence ATGACTCTTGTGGTGGTGGTTCTGATGATGACGCTCGCCGCGACCTGCGCTTCCTTCTGGCTTCCGCTATCTGTTGCACCGTTGATCACAGAGCCATTCAACGCCTCGAAGCCTCCAATGTTACTGCTGATAACAGAGCTGCCACAGCTGCCGCTTCCACCTCCACTACCCACCTTGCTATCACCACACACGGCCTCCAATGAGCCCTTCAAGGCCCCCAAGCCCGTAAAGTCGGTTCCAAAGTTGCCCTCAAAGCCGCCATCTCCACTGATTGAGCTGTCACCGATTCAGCTGCCACCGCAGCCACTTCCACCACCCCCACCACCCCTGTGA